A genomic window from Pelagicoccus albus includes:
- a CDS encoding 3'-5' exonuclease, translating to MPSFHPLLGVRELVAFDLETTGLRYKQEEITQIAGVRLGGANMTVADSFSTYVNPGKSIPLEIQQLTRVRDEHVKNAPKPLKALQNFSQWVGDATLFGHDVYRFDFNFIRKYSRREDVETRTIRFIDTMDIFEVMWPDFSRLRNTLDDIAERLSAGLSSMRRHDAKSDAILLAHVYQRIQDHPDLEKLCSRVPVHEEEIPAVAVLAPKKSFRVQEPKRFDYSAYSF from the coding sequence ATGCCATCATTCCATCCCTTACTCGGAGTACGGGAGCTGGTTGCGTTTGACCTCGAGACGACGGGACTCCGCTACAAGCAGGAGGAGATCACCCAGATAGCTGGCGTGAGATTGGGAGGAGCCAATATGACTGTGGCGGACAGCTTTAGCACTTACGTCAATCCGGGGAAATCAATACCCCTCGAGATCCAACAGCTGACCCGCGTGAGGGACGAGCACGTCAAAAACGCCCCCAAGCCCCTGAAGGCTCTCCAGAACTTTTCGCAGTGGGTTGGAGACGCCACTTTGTTTGGACACGACGTGTACCGCTTCGATTTCAATTTCATCCGCAAATACTCGCGCCGCGAGGATGTGGAGACCCGAACCATCCGCTTCATCGACACCATGGACATCTTTGAAGTCATGTGGCCCGACTTTTCTCGCCTGAGAAACACTCTCGACGACATCGCGGAGCGCCTATCGGCCGGACTTTCTTCCATGCGCCGCCACGACGCCAAGAGCGACGCTATCCTTCTAGCTCACGTCTACCAGCGCATCCAGGACCATCCAGATCTGGAAAAGCTCTGCAGCCGTGTGCCTGTTCACGAGGAAGAGATCCCGGCAGTCGCAGTGCTCGCTCCCAAGAAGTCATTCCGAGTGCAAGAGCCGAAGCGTTTCGATTACTCGGCCTACTCCTTCTAG
- a CDS encoding uracil-DNA glycosylase family protein: MSLATDLLEAAKELHTAVDSLKFSSPVAYVYNPLGYAWKPQETYLRKFGSTRKRVIFMGMNPGPWGMAQTGIPFGEVAAVKDWMKIEEPVDIPFPEHPKRPVLGFACEKSEVSGRRLWGLFSERYPKAKDFFADHFALNYCPLVFMEESSRNRTPDKLPVAESAPLFEACNRHLRRCIEILQPEWIVGVGGFAQKQAKEALQGIDIKHGKVLHPSPASPAANRGWAEAASKQLKEQGIWPA, from the coding sequence ATGTCCCTCGCTACCGATCTACTCGAAGCTGCCAAAGAGCTGCATACCGCGGTCGACTCACTTAAATTCAGTTCGCCCGTAGCCTACGTTTACAATCCGCTGGGCTACGCTTGGAAACCGCAGGAGACTTACCTCCGAAAGTTCGGCTCAACGCGGAAGCGGGTGATCTTTATGGGCATGAATCCCGGACCTTGGGGCATGGCCCAAACCGGAATACCCTTCGGGGAAGTTGCCGCAGTGAAAGACTGGATGAAAATAGAAGAGCCAGTAGACATTCCCTTCCCCGAGCACCCCAAACGGCCCGTCCTTGGTTTTGCCTGCGAAAAGTCTGAGGTATCGGGCCGAAGGCTTTGGGGACTTTTCTCCGAAAGATATCCCAAGGCCAAAGACTTCTTCGCCGACCATTTTGCCCTGAATTACTGTCCCTTGGTTTTCATGGAAGAGAGCTCGCGAAACCGGACTCCAGACAAGCTGCCCGTCGCGGAAAGCGCACCGCTGTTTGAAGCCTGCAATCGGCACCTACGGCGCTGCATCGAGATCCTTCAGCCCGAGTGGATCGTGGGAGTCGGAGGCTTTGCCCAAAAGCAAGCCAAGGAAGCCCTGCAAGGCATCGATATCAAACATGGAAAAGTGCTGCACCCTTCCCCTGCCAGTCCCGCAGCGAATCGTGGCTGGGCAGAAGCCGCTTCCAAACAGCTGAAAGAACAAGGAATCTGGCCCGCTTAG
- the msrB gene encoding peptide-methionine (R)-S-oxide reductase MsrB: protein MNWKRTFYAAILTASITLFAMAKEKNETPIENSEDPAACAVPSNAATTAQDAFKKSDSEWRELLDENQFRVMRLQGTEPSFRNAFWDNKDKGLYLCAACEAPLFASKEKFDSGTGWPSFWKSIAPENVGETVDTSYGMRRVEVHCNRCGGHLGHVFGDGPRPTGMRYCINSASLEFVAKADVEERGLEDYAKHAK, encoded by the coding sequence ATGAACTGGAAAAGAACTTTTTACGCCGCTATCCTAACCGCCAGCATCACCCTTTTCGCCATGGCTAAAGAGAAAAACGAAACTCCCATCGAGAATTCCGAAGACCCCGCGGCATGCGCCGTACCGTCCAACGCAGCCACTACCGCACAAGACGCTTTCAAGAAAAGCGACTCCGAGTGGCGAGAGCTACTGGACGAAAACCAGTTTCGCGTCATGCGACTGCAGGGAACCGAGCCAAGCTTCCGGAACGCTTTCTGGGACAATAAGGATAAGGGCCTCTACCTTTGCGCCGCCTGCGAGGCCCCTCTTTTCGCAAGCAAAGAGAAATTCGATTCCGGAACCGGATGGCCTAGCTTCTGGAAAAGCATCGCCCCTGAAAACGTGGGCGAAACAGTGGACACCAGCTACGGAATGCGACGCGTGGAGGTGCACTGCAACCGCTGCGGCGGACACCTCGGACACGTTTTCGGCGACGGTCCTCGTCCCACAGGCATGCGCTACTGTATCAACTCCGCCTCTTTGGAGTTCGTGGCCAAAGCGGATGTCGAGGAGCGCGGACTCGAAGACTACGCCAAACACGCCAAGTAG
- the aat gene encoding leucyl/phenylalanyl-tRNA--protein transferase, with translation MPIFQLRDEPIFPDPELAEKEGIIAIGGDLSPERLIAAYSNGIFPWFSEGDPILWFSPTPRMVLYPEKFRLSKTLSRLVRSGRYELKIDHDFNSVIAACAKAVRPGQDGTWITEDMQSAYIRLHDLGLAHSFETYLDGNLVGGLYGVSLGSAFFGESMFHTERDASKFAVAALVDFATANHFDFIDAQQPTKHLASLGAEEIPRSRFLKELANSMQSDTIQGHWS, from the coding sequence GTGCCCATTTTCCAACTACGCGACGAACCCATCTTCCCCGACCCCGAATTGGCGGAAAAGGAAGGTATCATCGCCATCGGCGGCGATTTGAGTCCGGAGCGGCTTATCGCTGCATATTCGAATGGGATCTTTCCGTGGTTTTCAGAAGGCGACCCCATTCTTTGGTTCTCCCCTACGCCTCGTATGGTCCTCTACCCCGAGAAATTTCGACTGAGCAAAACTTTGTCGAGGCTGGTTCGCTCGGGAAGGTACGAGCTAAAGATAGATCACGACTTCAACTCCGTGATCGCCGCCTGCGCAAAAGCCGTTCGCCCGGGACAAGACGGGACTTGGATAACAGAGGACATGCAATCCGCCTACATCCGACTCCATGACCTCGGATTAGCCCACTCCTTCGAAACCTACCTCGACGGCAATCTAGTGGGTGGCCTGTATGGCGTTTCCCTGGGAAGCGCCTTCTTCGGCGAATCGATGTTCCACACCGAAAGGGACGCCTCCAAATTCGCGGTAGCGGCCTTGGTGGACTTTGCAACAGCGAACCACTTCGACTTTATCGATGCCCAGCAGCCAACAAAACATTTGGCGAGTCTTGGGGCAGAGGAAATTCCGCGCAGCCGCTTTCTGAAGGAATTGGCTAACAGCATGCAATCGGATACGATCCAAGGCCACTGGTCCTGA
- a CDS encoding EamA family transporter: MLYLIAVSVLWAFSFGIIGSSLSGVDSNFSAATRLGIACLCFLPFFRPLKIKPIEIISLVAIGSLQLGVMYVAYMRAFSYLPSHLVALFSVLTPLYIAISHDLINRQWHWSLMGCALLSIGGAVIIKFSEPSGDFWFGFALMQIANIAFGLGQLLYRNWKYKRPNLSDHEIIAALYVGGTVTAIVGFFLWGDAERIVPTSKQWYILLYLGAVASGFGFFWWNKGSTKTSASVLAASNNAVVPIAMALSLFVFGEASDIDNQSVAKLLTGAALIFGAIAWGRKSSARSKA, translated from the coding sequence ATGCTCTATCTAATCGCCGTATCCGTTCTTTGGGCATTTTCCTTTGGAATTATTGGCTCAAGCCTCTCGGGTGTAGATTCAAACTTCAGCGCCGCGACACGTCTCGGAATTGCTTGCCTGTGCTTTTTGCCATTTTTCCGGCCGCTGAAAATCAAGCCCATCGAGATCATAAGCCTCGTGGCAATAGGCTCTTTGCAGCTAGGCGTCATGTATGTCGCCTACATGCGAGCGTTCAGTTACCTGCCATCGCATCTGGTAGCCTTATTTTCGGTACTAACTCCACTCTACATCGCAATCTCACATGACCTTATCAACCGTCAGTGGCATTGGAGCTTGATGGGTTGCGCCCTCCTCTCTATCGGCGGCGCAGTAATCATTAAGTTCAGTGAACCTAGCGGCGATTTCTGGTTTGGCTTTGCTCTGATGCAGATCGCCAATATCGCCTTTGGCCTTGGACAACTGCTGTATCGAAACTGGAAATACAAGCGACCAAACCTTTCTGATCACGAAATTATCGCCGCTCTCTACGTGGGAGGAACCGTGACTGCCATCGTTGGCTTTTTCCTCTGGGGCGACGCCGAGCGAATCGTTCCTACCAGCAAGCAATGGTATATTTTGCTCTATCTCGGAGCCGTAGCTTCAGGCTTCGGATTCTTCTGGTGGAATAAAGGGTCGACCAAAACATCCGCCAGCGTTTTGGCCGCCAGCAACAATGCTGTGGTTCCCATCGCCATGGCCCTTTCACTCTTCGTTTTCGGAGAGGCGAGCGATATAGATAATCAGTCCGTGGCAAAGCTCCTCACCGGGGCCGCTCTCATCTTCGGAGCTATCGCTTGGGGACGGAAAAGCAGCGCTCGCTCGAAAGCATAG
- a CDS encoding TonB-dependent receptor domain-containing protein yields MNSKLISKLHGKPLGAATALLFGATLCVAQDDDLAIVELPELSVSSSHTATVEPASTYGAPVSRLELNPQIDLQVRNIAEAQGDVSIRGGIFENTGFRVGAATVMDPQTGHYFAEIPIAPEMLDGPRLLVAGDNALGGFNSSVGTIDFSWSEIEEGGNAALGFGDNSLNFQRLRQAAILSRDESSSWGIEAEVSRSESAGSIENGDHNFVRYSGRLQRLGEDSQTDLFIGYQSKYLAWPELYAAPYGSPESDEVRTSLIMLNHSQDNGSEGNWEATAYYRRHHDHYLFNRFALDNRSFVHETEVSAAAIKGVRVLGDGLKLNYMAQVAADEIESTKLENSFTSRNYLKVTVAPEYLLLSGDDESVSLRAGLSLDDSNRNSSQVSPLADLSWERGNDRYYVSFAQTSQVAGYTAVGGATSGLFASNPNLEREVTQNLEAGAAFTRLGWTFSAAAFLRRDDDLVDWTFSYESPSARSARNVDIDTRGVELIASTRIGQVDFLGGVTLLDKDEAYEDETVDASFYALNYAKARVTAAAIWNATEQIQVRVDNEYRKQRENVLRESGDSAFFTHLGIYYAVPEIEGLELNASIENLWKEDFQEVPGVPGRGRQMSFGASYVW; encoded by the coding sequence ATGAACTCCAAACTAATATCTAAATTGCACGGTAAGCCGCTCGGAGCTGCTACAGCTCTTCTTTTTGGGGCGACTCTATGCGTTGCTCAGGACGATGATTTGGCAATTGTCGAGTTACCTGAGCTCTCGGTTAGCAGTTCGCATACGGCGACTGTAGAGCCGGCCTCAACTTATGGGGCTCCTGTTTCTCGGTTGGAGTTGAATCCGCAGATTGATTTGCAGGTCCGCAACATTGCGGAAGCGCAGGGCGACGTGAGTATCAGAGGAGGAATTTTCGAAAATACAGGATTTCGAGTGGGTGCCGCGACCGTAATGGATCCGCAGACTGGACACTACTTCGCGGAGATCCCAATTGCTCCAGAAATGTTGGATGGTCCACGTTTGTTGGTTGCGGGGGATAACGCCTTGGGCGGCTTCAACAGCTCAGTTGGGACAATCGATTTTTCCTGGTCGGAAATCGAAGAGGGCGGAAACGCTGCCTTGGGATTTGGGGACAACAGCCTTAATTTCCAGAGACTGCGTCAGGCTGCGATTTTGTCCCGGGACGAATCGTCTTCATGGGGGATCGAAGCGGAGGTTTCTCGATCTGAGAGTGCCGGGTCGATAGAAAACGGGGACCACAACTTTGTGCGTTACAGCGGCAGATTGCAGCGACTTGGCGAAGACTCGCAGACTGATTTGTTTATTGGCTATCAATCCAAGTACCTAGCGTGGCCGGAGCTTTACGCGGCCCCTTACGGTTCTCCTGAATCTGACGAAGTTCGAACTAGCCTGATTATGCTAAATCATTCTCAGGACAACGGCTCAGAGGGAAATTGGGAAGCGACCGCCTACTATCGCCGTCACCATGACCATTACCTGTTCAACCGTTTCGCTTTGGATAACCGGAGCTTTGTTCACGAAACGGAAGTCTCTGCTGCGGCCATCAAAGGCGTGAGAGTATTGGGAGATGGCTTGAAACTTAACTACATGGCCCAGGTTGCGGCGGACGAAATCGAGTCAACGAAGCTAGAAAATAGCTTCACCTCTCGCAACTATCTGAAGGTAACGGTCGCTCCAGAGTATTTGCTCCTATCAGGTGACGATGAAAGTGTAAGCTTGCGGGCTGGTCTGAGCTTGGACGACTCCAATCGTAACTCTTCTCAAGTATCTCCGTTGGCTGACCTTAGCTGGGAGCGAGGAAACGACCGCTACTATGTCTCCTTTGCGCAAACGTCTCAGGTCGCTGGATACACGGCTGTTGGAGGCGCGACCTCTGGACTTTTTGCAAGCAATCCAAATCTGGAGCGAGAGGTAACTCAAAATCTGGAAGCTGGAGCAGCTTTTACCCGCTTGGGTTGGACCTTTTCCGCAGCGGCGTTTTTGCGTCGCGATGATGATTTAGTCGATTGGACTTTCTCCTACGAATCTCCAAGCGCTCGGTCAGCGCGTAACGTAGATATCGATACGCGGGGAGTTGAGTTAATCGCTTCCACTCGTATTGGACAGGTGGATTTTCTAGGCGGAGTCACTTTGCTCGATAAAGACGAGGCGTATGAGGATGAAACAGTCGATGCTAGCTTCTACGCGCTCAACTACGCCAAGGCGCGAGTTACCGCTGCGGCGATTTGGAATGCGACCGAGCAAATACAAGTGCGAGTGGATAACGAGTATCGTAAGCAACGCGAGAATGTCCTGAGGGAGAGTGGGGATAGTGCCTTCTTCACCCACTTAGGAATTTATTATGCGGTGCCTGAAATCGAGGGCCTCGAGCTGAATGCCTCGATCGAGAATCTGTGGAAAGAAGATTTTCAGGAAGTCCCCGGAGTACCAGGTCGTGGACGCCAAATGAGTTTTGGCGCTAGCTACGTTTGGTAG